The Raoultibacter phocaeensis genome includes a window with the following:
- a CDS encoding trimeric intracellular cation channel family protein — translation MLETVLPVPFWLELAAALTGGISGAMSAVRARYDIFGTVCIACTCGLLGGVIRDVLLQNYGIYAFQKPTLILACAVAGVVVFYFGKLATYLDPIVDLLDNISVALWAVLSVGKGLSAGLDIVPSIILGTVTAVGGGIMRDVFMNREPEAFQAGTLYGSAALVGSAVYALMRQNHLLEQWAPFACVALVLILRYASLFFGWRTKPPRDYSDVVTKAVARPVQSVARRVRPPKGKIEREKERELQKSGKLIRLRNRRAGESAAPRHVEPSDPSDRILVKDLSEIRDDTLSEPKDPFEPQTPDPEDSLNR, via the coding sequence ATGCTCGAAACCGTCCTCCCCGTCCCCTTCTGGCTCGAACTCGCCGCCGCACTAACCGGCGGCATCTCTGGTGCGATGAGCGCGGTGCGTGCCCGCTACGACATTTTCGGGACCGTGTGCATCGCGTGTACCTGCGGGCTGCTCGGCGGCGTGATCCGCGATGTGCTGCTGCAGAACTACGGCATCTATGCGTTTCAGAAACCGACGCTCATCTTAGCCTGCGCCGTCGCGGGCGTCGTGGTGTTCTACTTCGGCAAGCTCGCCACCTACCTCGACCCCATCGTCGATTTGCTCGACAACATCTCGGTTGCGCTCTGGGCCGTGCTCAGCGTGGGCAAGGGCCTTTCTGCGGGCCTCGACATCGTTCCCTCGATCATCCTCGGCACGGTAACCGCTGTGGGCGGCGGCATCATGCGCGATGTGTTCATGAACCGAGAACCCGAGGCGTTCCAGGCGGGAACGCTCTACGGCTCGGCGGCGCTCGTAGGTTCGGCCGTCTACGCCCTCATGAGGCAGAACCACCTGCTTGAGCAGTGGGCCCCCTTCGCCTGCGTCGCGCTTGTGCTCATCCTGCGTTACGCATCGCTGTTTTTCGGATGGCGCACGAAACCGCCCCGCGATTATTCGGATGTGGTCACCAAAGCCGTCGCGCGCCCCGTGCAAAGCGTCGCACGCCGCGTTCGGCCGCCGAAAGGCAAAATCGAGCGCGAGAAGGAGCGGGAGCTTCAGAAAAGCGGTAAGCTCATCAGGTTGCGAAACCGTCGGGCAGGCGAATCCGCAGCCCCCCGCCACGTCGAACCGAGCGACCCGAGCGACCGCATCCTCGTGAAAGATCTCTCTGAAATCCGCGACGATACGCTGTCGGAGCCCAAAGACCCCTTCGAGCCGCAGACGCCCGATCCCGAAGACTCCCTCAACCGGTAA
- a CDS encoding DUF47 domain-containing protein, whose translation MGKKSKRFDYFDAFERQTALAVKESELLIEAIENFTTAEAVKDLMPRAQKIEHEGDEISHDMYTAIATDFITPIEREDIISLTQYLDDIVDYIEDVLQRFYMYDIHFMHDRAPEFARIIHKSCKALDHAMEDFRDFKKSKTFKQSIIDVNSYEEEADEYYMDTIRELHTKDRENPLRVLIWSQVFARMEKVTDACEHAADTMRTIMLKNS comes from the coding sequence ATGGGTAAGAAGAGCAAGAGGTTCGATTACTTCGATGCGTTCGAGCGTCAGACGGCGCTTGCGGTCAAGGAGTCGGAACTCCTCATCGAAGCCATTGAGAATTTCACGACAGCCGAGGCGGTCAAGGACCTCATGCCGCGCGCTCAGAAGATCGAGCACGAGGGCGACGAGATCAGCCACGACATGTACACGGCTATCGCGACCGACTTTATCACACCCATCGAGCGCGAAGATATCATCTCGCTTACCCAGTACCTCGACGACATCGTCGACTACATCGAAGATGTGCTCCAGCGCTTTTACATGTACGATATCCACTTCATGCATGACCGCGCTCCCGAGTTCGCGCGCATCATCCATAAGAGCTGCAAGGCGCTCGACCACGCAATGGAGGATTTCCGCGACTTCAAGAAGTCGAAGACGTTCAAGCAGTCGATCATCGACGTGAATTCCTACGAGGAAGAAGCCGACGAATACTACATGGACACGATCCGCGAGCTGCACACCAAGGATCGCGAGAACCCGCTGCGTGTGCTCATCTGGTCGCAGGTGTTCGCCCGCATGGAGAAGGTGACCGACGCGTGCGAGCACGCAGCCGACACCATGCGCACGATCATGCTGAAGAACTCGTAA
- a CDS encoding inorganic phosphate transporter: MVIEWSVFLSELMSNPALVAVTLLNIGVIVVNGATDAPNAIATVVGTRCMSAKAAIIMAAVCNFFGLLVITLVSSAVANTIFHMVDFGGDHHAALIALMAAMVAIIVWGAAAWFFGIPTSQSHSLIAGLTGAAIALQGGLAGINGAEWMKVIYGILLSTFMGFGFGWLCAKIIAKCCSRADRQKSDHVFKWAQIAAGAGVAFMHGAQDGQKFMGVFVLAITLATGVGQADQMILPVWLMIFCALNMGLGTAIGGKKIIKSVGMDMVKMEKYQGFAASFAGTVCLIIATFAGLPVSTTHTKTTAIMGVGAAKRKSAVKWGVAVDMVKTWVLTFPGCGLLGFAVAKLFLMIL, from the coding sequence TTGGTCATCGAATGGAGTGTATTTCTCTCCGAACTTATGTCCAATCCCGCTTTGGTTGCGGTAACCCTTTTGAACATCGGCGTCATCGTCGTCAACGGCGCTACCGATGCCCCGAACGCCATCGCTACCGTCGTCGGCACGCGGTGCATGTCGGCGAAGGCCGCCATTATCATGGCTGCCGTCTGCAACTTCTTCGGATTGCTCGTCATCACGCTCGTGTCATCGGCAGTCGCCAACACCATCTTCCATATGGTCGATTTCGGGGGAGATCACCACGCGGCGCTCATCGCGCTTATGGCCGCTATGGTGGCCATTATTGTGTGGGGCGCGGCGGCCTGGTTCTTCGGCATACCCACGAGCCAGAGCCATTCGCTCATTGCGGGCCTTACCGGTGCGGCCATTGCGCTGCAGGGTGGCCTGGCTGGTATCAACGGGGCGGAGTGGATGAAGGTCATCTACGGCATCCTGCTCTCGACGTTCATGGGCTTCGGTTTCGGGTGGCTGTGCGCGAAAATCATAGCGAAATGCTGCTCCAGGGCCGATCGCCAGAAGTCCGACCACGTGTTCAAATGGGCGCAAATTGCCGCCGGTGCTGGCGTGGCGTTCATGCACGGCGCGCAGGACGGCCAGAAGTTCATGGGCGTGTTCGTGCTCGCCATCACGTTGGCAACGGGGGTCGGTCAGGCCGATCAGATGATCCTTCCGGTATGGCTCATGATTTTCTGCGCGCTCAATATGGGGCTCGGCACCGCGATCGGCGGCAAGAAAATCATCAAGAGCGTCGGCATGGACATGGTCAAAATGGAGAAGTACCAGGGCTTTGCAGCCAGTTTCGCGGGAACGGTCTGCCTTATCATTGCCACGTTCGCCGGACTCCCGGTTTCGACGACGCACACCAAAACCACGGCCATCATGGGCGTCGGCGCTGCAAAGCGAAAGAGCGCGGTCAAATGGGGCGTTGCGGTCGATATGGTGAAAACCTGGGTGCTCACGTTTCCTGGGTGCGGTCTTCTCGGCTTCGCAGTTGCCAAGCTGTTCCTCATGATTTTGTAA
- a CDS encoding MBL fold metallo-hydrolase — translation MYTVNGACLDVEFVVLGPIANNTYLISDGTATLVVDPCCDAPTILEALGERSLDAIVLTHSHFDHVGAARALKDATGALVIASEIDAPLIDGTAPKTRESGRTEPCPVDSKVADGDIVEIGGMAWKVIMTPGHTKGSMCLFIDPRFGNHPEGAPVLISGDTLFCASIGRTDFEGGSMDDMRASLKRLAVLPDQTIVLPGHNDLTTIGAERRRVFAQYA, via the coding sequence ATGTATACCGTGAACGGAGCTTGTCTCGATGTCGAGTTCGTCGTGCTCGGCCCGATAGCGAACAACACCTACCTCATCAGCGACGGAACCGCAACGCTCGTCGTTGACCCGTGCTGTGACGCCCCGACCATCCTCGAGGCGCTTGGCGAGCGCTCCTTAGATGCGATCGTGCTTACGCACAGCCATTTCGATCATGTGGGAGCGGCGCGTGCGCTCAAGGATGCAACGGGTGCGCTTGTGATCGCCTCTGAAATCGATGCGCCGCTCATCGACGGTACAGCTCCCAAGACCCGGGAGAGTGGAAGAACCGAACCGTGTCCGGTCGACTCCAAGGTGGCCGACGGCGATATCGTGGAAATCGGCGGCATGGCATGGAAGGTCATCATGACGCCTGGGCACACAAAGGGCAGCATGTGCTTGTTCATCGATCCTCGGTTCGGGAACCACCCCGAGGGAGCCCCTGTGCTCATCTCGGGCGATACCCTGTTCTGCGCTTCGATCGGCAGAACCGATTTCGAGGGCGGCAGCATGGACGACATGCGGGCATCTTTGAAGCGGCTCGCCGTGCTCCCCGACCAGACTATCGTGTTGCCGGGCCATAACGACCTTACGACCATCGGCGCGGAGCGCAGGCGCGTGTTCGCCCAGTACGCTTAG